The Anopheles coluzzii chromosome 2, AcolN3, whole genome shotgun sequence genome window below encodes:
- the LOC120947572 gene encoding vinculin, whose translation MPVFHTKTIESILEPVAQQVSRLVILHEEAEDGNAMPDLGKPVQAVSVAVTNLVRVGRETIQNSDDDILKQDMPASLTRVETAAQLLEEASLMLRSDPFSGPARKKLIEGSRGILQGTSSLLLCFDESEVRKIVRECKRVLDYLAVSEVIDSMEDLVQFLKDLSPCLSKVTAQVGAREKELTHQVHSEILVRCLEQLKILAPILICSMKVYILIAEQSGKGSEEAAENRNYLASRMSEELQEIIRVLQLTTYDEDQSELDNLTVLKKIQNAIRNKLEAANEWLRNPYALRGGVGEKALRQIVENGLKVADRCLPQDSHILRKLAGDITAMTNTLCDLRQEGKGTTPHADNIARDIRDKLGSLDQSVLNAIMGVDKAGLQQTAHTVQGRLEQACRWLQNPARDDRGLGVRAIALIVDEGRRVADGLGGHQKAEMAQLCDEVEQLAHDFSQMCNNGLGHTPQAQELARRLNEKLHGLKKQIQDAVVNRVVEDFIDISTPLKQFMEAVAQPEGTPGREQNFNQKSNRLQAFSNRASKTSRMVAAGGSGGNKKLAEGLLASANQIDSLTPQLVSAGRIRMNYPTSKAAEEHLNNLKQQYADTILRMRTLCDQATDPADFIEASEKQMQKHSFLCDDAIRTRQPQKMVDNTSSEARLANRVLLVAKQEADNSEDPEYIDRLNGASDQLQASISPMVQEAKNVSTNISDPIAASNWREANRALLQSVRNVRGAVTHAPTVPEMPDLSQLQLGGGSHEVVPPPRPPLPRENVPPMRPPPPVAETDDEDDVFQAGSMPHANQPILMAAHGLHQEVRQWSSKDNEIIAAAKRMAVLMARLSELVRADSKGSKRELIATAKQIAEASEDVTRLAKQLARQCTDKRIRTNLLQVCERIPTIGTQLKILSTVKATMLGAQGSEEDREATEMLVGNAQNLMQSVKETVRAAEGASIKIRSDQTNQRLRWVRRQPWYQY comes from the exons ATGCCTGTGTTTCACACGAAAACGATCGAGAGCATCTTGGAGCCAGTGGCCCAGCAG GTCTCCCGGCTGGTCATACTCCACGAAGAGGCGGAAGATGGCAACGCAATGCCCGATCTGGGCAAACCAGTGCAAGCGGTATCAGTGGCGGTGACGAACCTTGTGCGCGTCGGACGTGAAACGATACAGAACTCGGACGACGACATACTGAAGCAGGATATGCCCGCGTCGCTAACGCGCGTGGAAACGGCTGCACAGCTCCTGGAGGAAGCGTCGCTCATGCTGCGGTCCGATCCATTCTCCGGCCCGGCACGCAAGAAGCTGATCGAGGGTTCGCGCGGCATCCTGCAGGGCACGtcctcgctgctgctgtgcttcGACGAGTCCGAGGTGCGCAAGATCGTGCGTGAGTGCAAGCGCGTGCTCGACTATCTGGCCGTGTCGGAGGTGATCGATTCGATGGAGGATCTGGTGCAGTTCCTGAAGGATCTGTCCCCGTGTCTGAGCAAGGTAACGGCGCAGGTGGGTGCGCGCGAGAAGGAGCTGACGCACCAGGTGCACAGCGAGATTCTGGTGCGCTGTCTGGAGCAGTTGAAGATCCTGGCACCGATCCTGATCTGCAGCATGAAGGTGTACATCCTGATCGCGGAGCAGAGCGGCAAGGGTTCGGAGGAGGCGGCCGAAAACAGGAACTATCTTGCTTCGCGCATGAGCGAGGAGCTGCAGGAAATCATTCGCGTGCTGCAGCTCACCACGTACGACGAGGACCAGAGCGAGCTGGACAATCTGACCGTGCTGAAGAAGATACAGAACGCGATCCGCAACAAGCTGGAGGCGGCCAACGAGTGGCTGCGCAATCCGTACGCGCTGCGCGGTGGCGTGGGCGAGAAGGCACTGCGCCAGATCGTGGAGAATGGGTTGAAGGTGGCCGATCGCTGCCTGCCGCAGGACTCGCACATTCTGCGCAAACTGGCCGGTGACATTACGGCCATGACCAACACGCTGTGCGATCTGCGCCAGGAGGGCAAGGGTACGACGCCGCATGCGGACAACATTGCGCGCGACATTCGCGATAAGCTGGGCAGCTTGGATCAGTCGGTGCTGAATGCGATCATGGGCGTGGACAAGGCCGGGCTGCAGCAGACGGCCCATACGGTGCAGGGCCGGCTGGAGCAGGCATGCCGCTGGCTGCAGAATCCTGCCCGCGACGACCGGGGGCTGGGTGTGCGAGCGATCGCGCTGATCGTGGACGAGGGTCGCCGCGTTGCGGACGGACTGGGTGGGCATCAGAAGGCGGAGATGGCCCAGCTGTGCGATGAGGTTGAGCAGCTGGCGCACGACTTTTCGCAGATGTGCAACAACGGTCTCGGCCATACGCCCCAGGCGCAGGAGCTGGCACGCCGGCTGAACGAGAAGCTGCACGGGCTGAAGAAGCAGATCCAGGATGCGGTGGTGAACCGCGTGGTCGAGGACTTTATCGACATCTCGACACCGCTGAAGCAGTTCATGGAGGCGGTGGCGCAGCCGGAAGGAACGCCGGGACGGGAGCAAAACTTCAACCAGAAGTCGAACCGGCTGCAGGCGTTCAGCAACCGTGCGTCGAAGACGAGCCGCATGGTGGCAGCGGGCGGTTCGGGTGGCAACAAGAAGCTGGCCGAGGGTCTGCTCGCGTCTGCCAACCAGATCGACAGCTTGACGCCGCAGCTCGTGTCGGCCGGCCGGATCCGGATGAACTACCCGACCAGCAAAGCGGCCGAGGAGCACTTGAACAATCTGAAGCAGCAGTACGCCGACACGATCCTGCGTATGCGTACGCTCTGCGACCAGGCGACGGATCCGGCCGACTTCATCGAAGCGTCCGAGAAGCAGATGCAGAAACATTCGTTCCTGTGCGACGACGCAATCCGTACGCGCCAGCCACAGAAGATGGTCGACAACACGTCGAGCGAGGCGCGTCTCGCCAACcgtgtgctgctggtggccaAACAGGAAGCGGACAACTCGGAGGATCCGGAGTACATTGACCGGCTGAATGGAGCTTCGGATCAGCTGCAGGCGTCGATTTCGCCCATGGTGCAGGAGGCAAAGAACGTTTCCACCAACATTAGCGACCCGATAGCGGCGTCGAACTGGCGCGAAGCGAACCGGGCACTGCTGCAGAGCGTCCGCAATGTGCGCGGTGCTGTCACGCACGCGCCCACCGTACCGGAGATGCCGGATCTTTCGCAGCTGCAGCTGGGTGGCGGTTCGCACGAAGTCGTACCACCGCCGCGACCTCCGCTACCGCGCGAGAATGTGCCACCGATGcggccaccaccgccggtcGCCGAGACGGACGACGAGGATGACGTGTTCCAGGCGGGCAGCATGCCCCACGCCAACCAGCCGATCCTGATGGCCGCCCATGGTCTGCACCAGGAGGTGCGCCAGTGGTCGTCCAAGGACAACGAGATCATTGCGGCGGCCAAGCGCATGGCCGTGCTGATGGCCCGTCTGTCCGAGCTGGTGCGAGCGGATTCGAAGGGCAGCAAGCGAGAGCTGATTGCAACGGCCAAGCAGATCGCCGAGGCGTCGGAGGATGTGACGCGCTTGGCGAAGCAGCTCGCCCGTCAGTGTACGGACAAGCGCATCCGCACCAATCTGCTGCAGGTGTGCGAACGCATACCGACCATCGGCACGCAGCTCAAGATTCTGTCCACGGTGAAGGCCACCATGCTCGGTGCGCAGGGCTCGGAGGAGGATCGCGAAGCAACGGAGATGCTCGTTGGAAACGCGCAGAATCTCATGCAGAGT GTCAAGGAAACGGTCCGAGCGGCTGAAGGTGCCAGCATCAAGATCCGATCGgaccaaaccaaccaacggCTACGCTGGGTACGTCGACAGCCCTGGTATCAGTACTAA
- the LOC120947573 gene encoding 2-oxoisovalerate dehydrogenase subunit beta, mitochondrial: MNVLQKLVSTGAKTLPRNGLVRHSSHFVYQPDAKAPVEGPTQKMNMFQAINQAMDIALEQNESALVFGEDVAFGGVFRCSMGLQKKYGKQRVFNTPLCEQGIAGFAIGVANTGAKAIAEMQFADYIFPAFDQIVNEAAKYRYRSGNLYDCGSLTFRAPCGAVGHGACYHSQSPEAYFAHTPGLKVVVPRGPNKAKGLLLACVKDNDPCIVFEPKTLYRAAVEEVPVAAFESPIGKADILRSGTDITLVGWGTQIHVLQEVANMAKTQLDVSCEVIDLVSILPWDKETICNSVKKTGRVLIAHEAPLTNGFGAELAATIQEECFLHLESPVLRVTGWDTPFPHVFEPFYIPDKHRCLAGIRKLINY; this comes from the exons ATGAACGTTCTGCAGAAGCTGGTATCGACGGGCGCTAAAACGCTGCCCCGGAATGGGCTGGTGCGCCACTCGTCCCACTTTGTGTACCAGCCCGACGCAAAGGCGCCGGTCGAGGGGCCCACGCAAAAGATGAACATGTTCCAGGCGATCAACCAAGCGATGGATATTGCACTGGAGCAGAACGAGTCGGCCCTGGTGTTCGGTGAGGACGTGGCGTTCGGTGGCGTGTTCCGCTGCTCGATGGGCCTGCAGAAGAAGTACGGCAAGCAGCGGGTGTTCAATACGCCCCTCTGCGAGCAGGGCATTGCCGGGTTCGCGATCGGTGTGGCCAACACGGGAGCCAAAGCGATTGCCGAGATGCAGTTTGCGGACTACATCTTCCCGGCGTTCGATCAGATCGTGAACGAGGCGGCCAAGTATCGGTACCGCAGTGGCAACCTGTACGATTGTGGATCGCTTACCTTCCGCGCACCGTGCGGTGCAGTCGGACACGGTGCATGCTACCACTCCCAGAGCCCCGAAGCGTACTTTGCCCACACGCCCGGTCTGAAGGTGGTGGTGCCGCGCGGACCGAACAAGGCGAAGGGTTTACTGCTGGCCTGCGTGAAGGATAATGATCCGTGCATCGTATTCGAACCGAAAACCCTGTACCGTGCGGCGGTCGAGGAAGTTCCAGTCGCTGCGTTCGAGTCGCCGATCGGTAAGGCGGACATTTTGCGCTCCGGTACCGATATCACGCTCGTGGGCTGGGGCACACAGATCCATGTGTTGCAGGAGGTAGCCAACATGGCAAAGACGCAACTCGACGTTAGCTGCGAGGTGATCGATCTGGTATCGATCCTTCCCTGGGACAAGGAAACGATCTGTAAC TCGGTTAAGAAGACGGGTCGCGTACTGATCGCCCATGAAGCCCCATTGACGAACGGATTCGGCGCCGAGCTAGCCGCCACCATCCAGGAAGAGTGCTTCCTCCATTTGGAATCGCCGGTGCTGAGAGTGACCGGTTGGGACACACCATTCCCGCACGTGTTCGAACCATTCTACATTCCCGACAAGCACCGCTGCCTGGCCGGCATCCGAAAGCTGATCAACTACTAA
- the LOC120952399 gene encoding uncharacterized protein LOC120952399 isoform X4 translates to MTTAMMMVDNFECAGYTFYSKFDSGNLGKVELVRCCEGLGIVGNTVSSGTSGVPVIGSGSSAIGPGSTSASAIVAATLGIGLHQQQQQQHHGLLSSVSGSGSAAATPGANAGGSLGMPIPSPTPHATENPLVEVEFNLWTRPDCAGTPYENQNRTWFHFAVTGGRPNQIVKFNVMNLNKQAKLFSQGMHPVTKVGPNGRWERIKDKPSYSITNDVFFISFLHKVPEVGGDTTRIYYAFTFPFTYTELMDQLSAFDRKFGRHPFELHKMAYDISQKYDSLPATAAEESKNISNLAPHRRKGKLSKMERVDRTSPESFDETARDGVGEGSPPGKEVLAEAAKSLQTVLGPGGAGGMVIDENTSESMQQITNLVNKVKIELPQGGSEMKQPAQQASSSASAMKAKLPSFHHQLNVASAAAVAANPSPEDDQKADPRDEIYYCRELLTHSIEHRRIELLTISSFHGIQTARETRLRNLFPDEAAQRCHTFREKKIVFISSRVHPGETPASFVLNGFLSMLLDRKSIVSQTLRRMYVFKIIPFLNPDGVYNGLYRSDTRGHNLNRVYISPCHETQPAIYAARKLIRYYHLGVDEVESYELEKEKEHAHGEGSKEAIGVVDPESATPAGEGSAPVDSSGGNVKMALKKGIPSTTIPLTITRRHSTHSAQPLSVSPICGATTGTTNTTTTSTTTTTNTTTPSTNTTQHIQKMKLPKLKSIDASWKASSSTSSVLPFSAPTSHQPVKRLSSTMSLPVDGSIRKRRTPSLSSTPQSTVSVASERRSVIAFVTPAEPATSLSNRAKSTISPSSSSSSSSASWSDKLLGKILRRRRAKAGASGAGVSTGSGAKLSPIAQALPKPTLVLPAVAEEESTSTAEEPALSAAKSSPSSPELVSSPTGLTNANTTTTASVASSPLTDESDSVEQDTPAASDSGFSEASSTSSSLTSKVASSAALPTQSSADSTGSPPTADSTPATVVPAAVVQPQSLVAAATTAAQVFTEKLIPELNPIVSEGTATTASSSNNLAPATVRGTAGGRSASSLSLKKSIHSVTAKVDTGKGGIGKSAHHKQHVLNKPQFLGATPGTLKFKEFLVHPHHHHHHHHHHHHHHHYLAGGGAAGGVAGTGGAMSAGGNAQGQVVATLHGGKMALGAFKKGSAGGKQQATSSSTSSLIGVGGAGRASGSGGTVLGDGGTTVGGKNRPQTPQTNAAQYSHYRSHRNEYLNPVMGGGGVGGVPRSLNISLDFLAQLDERHDRVVYEDRSNLFMYIDLHGHASKKGVFMYGNHLPSTVEAVECMLLPRLMSLNSQHFHFDACNFSERNMYYKGKRDGLSKEGSGRVAVYKSTGLIKSYTLECNYNTGKCVNILPPRGKEIVAKTTHTLVPPKYTPAVFEEVGKALGPSILDLTNSNPLSRLPNCEFRTLQGLRNALRIEIERGSSKARVTNKYGDIISYDWL, encoded by the exons ATGACGACggcaatgatgatggtggatAACTTTGAGTGTGCTGGATACACGTTCTACTCCAAGTTCGATTCCGGCAACCTGGGAAAGGTCGAGCTGGTGCGATGCTGTGAAG GACTCGGAATCGTGGGCAACACGGTATCGAGTGGGACGTCTGGTGTTCCCGTTATCGGTTCGGGGAGCAGTGCCATCGGGCCGGGCAGTACGAGCGCTTCCGCCATAGTAGCAGCCACGCTGGGGATTGGcttgcatcagcagcagcagcaacaacaccatggACTGCTTTCGTCGGTGTCCGGAAGTGGCAGCGCTGCCGCAACGCCCGGTGCCAACGCTGGCGGGTCCCTCGGGATGCCCATTCCCTCGCCCACACCGCACGCGACGGAGAATCCGCTGGTAGAGGTGGAGTTCAATCTGTGGACCCGCCCGGACTGTGCCGGCACGCCGTACGAGAATCAGAACCGGACCTGGTTCCATTTCGCGGTGACGGGCGGACGGCCCAACCAAATCGTAAAGTTTAATGTGATGAATCTAAACAAGCAGGCGAAACTGTTCAGCCAGGGCATGCACCCGGTCACGAAGGTGGGCCCGAACGGGCGCTGGGAACGGATCAAAGATAAACCATCGTACTCG ATTACGAACGATGTGTTCTTCATCTCCTTCCTGCACAAGGTGCCAGAGGTGGGCGGTGACACGACGCGGATCTATTACGCGTTTACGTTTCCCTTCACCTACACCGAGCTGATGGACCAGCTGTCCGCGTTCGATCGAAAGTTTGGCCGCCATCCGTTCGAGCTGCACAAGATGGCGTACGACATTTCGCAAAAGTACGACTCACTGCCCGCGACCGCGGCGGAGGAATCGAAAAACATCTCCAACCTGGCACCGCACCGCCGGAAAGGGAAGCTGTCGAAGATGGAGCGCGTCGACCGTACCAGCCCGGAATCGTTCGACGAAACGGCACGGGACGGTGTCGGGGAAGGTTCGCCGCCGGGCAAGGAAGTGCTGGCGGAGGCGGCCAAATCGCTGCAAACCGTGCTCGGGCCCGGCGGCGCCGGTGGGATGGTAATTGATGAAAACACCTCCGAATCGATGCAGCAGATTACAAACCTTGTGAACAAGGTGAAAATAGAGTTACCGCAGGGTGGtagtgaaatgaaacaacCCGCACAACAAGCGTCCTCGTCGGCGTCCGCAATGAAAGCAAAGTTACCGTCGTTTCACCATCAGCTCAATGTGgcatcggcggcggcggtcgCCGCCAATCCCTCCCCGGAAGACGATCAGAAGGCGGACCCACGGGACGAGATCTACTACTGCCGCGAGCTGCTGACGCACTCGATCGAGCACCGCCGCATCGAGCTGCTCACCATCAGCTCCTTTCACGGGATTCAGACGGCGCGCGAGACGCGCCTGCGTAATCTGTTCCCGGACGAGGCGGCCCAGCGCTGCCACACGTTTAGGGAGAAGAAGATCGTGTTCATCTCGTCCCGCGTGCATCCGGGCGAAACGCCGGCCAGCTTCGTGCTGAACGGGTTTCTCAGCATGCTGCTGGATCGGAAGAGCATCGTCTCGCAGACGCTTCGACGGATGTACGTGTTCAAGATTATTCCCTTCCTGAACCCGGACGGCGTGTACAACGGGCTGTACCGGTCGGATACGCGCGGTCACAATCTCAACCGGGTGTACATTAGCCCCTGCCACGAGACGCAACCGGCGATCTATGCCGCCAGGAAGTTGATTAG GTACTACCATCTCGGTGTGGATGAAGTTGAATCGTACGAactggaaaaggaaaaggagcACGCGCACGGGGAAGGATCCAAGGAAGCGATTGGTGTTGTCGATCCCGAAAGTGCTACACCAGCCGGAGAAGGATCCGCACCGGTGGATTCATCGGGAGGCAATGTGAAAATGGCACTGAAAAAAGGTATACCCTCGACCACGATCCCATTGACGATAACGAGACGACACAGCACTCACAGCGCACAACCGCTCTCAGTTAGTCCTATATGTGGTGCTACAACAGGGACAACCAATACTACCACCACctctactaccactactaccaaTACTACTACTCCTTCTactaacacaacacaacacattcaGAAAATGAAACTTCCCAAACTAAAATCCATCGACGCGTCATGGAAAGCTTCCAGCAGTACAAGTTCCGTGCTTCCTTTCTCTGCCCCGACCTCCCACCAACCAGTCAAACGATTGTCCTCGACCATGTCGCTCCCAGTGGATGGATCGATTCGGAAGCGCCGCACACCGTCCCTGTCCAGCACGCCGCAGTCCACCGTAAGCGTTGCCAGCGAGCGACGGTCCGTGATTGCTTTCGTAACGCCTGCCGAACCGGCGACTAGTTTGTCCAATCGAGCGAAAAGCACCATTTccccatcgtcgtcgtcgtcgtcgtcatccgCATCGTGGTCGGATAAACTGTTGGGCAAAATTTTACGCCGTCGACGTGCAAAGGCTGGCGCGTCCGGTGCCGGTGTGTCTACTGGCAGTGGCGCAAAGTTGTCCCCGATAGCGCAAGCCCTTCCGAAACCTACACTGGTGTTGCCGGCGGTGGCGGAGGAAGAGTCAACATCCACCGCAGAGGAGCCAGCGTTGTCGGCAGCGAAATCGTCCCCCTCCTCACCCGAGTTGGTCTCATCACCGACGGGGTTAACCAATGCTAACACAACTACTACCGCTTCCGTTGCATCGTCACCACTCACCGATG AATCGGATTCAGTCGAGCAGGACACACCGGCGGCGTCCGATTCCGGGTTCAGCGAGGCAAGCTCCACCTCGTCCTCGCTGACGTCGAAGGTTGCATCGAGCGCCGCGCTGCCCACTCAATCATCCGCCGATTCCACTGGCAGCCCGCCCACAGCCGATTCCACGCCGGCAACCGTGGTTCCGGCAGCCGTAGTACAGCCGCAGTCGCTCGTGGCCGCTGCTACGACTGCGGCCCAAGTTTTCACCGAGAAactcattccggagctaaatCCGATCGTTAGCGAAGGCACGGCCACCACcgctagcagcagcaacaaccttGCACCCGCTACAGTCCGCGGTACTGCTGGCGGCCGAAGCGCTTCTAGCCTGAGCTTGAAAAAATCAATCCACTCGGTAACGGCCAAGGTCGACACGGGAAAGGGTGGCATCGGCAAGAGCGCCCATCACAAGCAGCACGTGCTGAACAAGCCACAGTTTCTCGGTGCGACCCCCGGCACGCTCAAGTTCAAGGAGTTTCTGGTACATccgcatcaccatcaccatcaccatcatcaccatcatcaccaccatcactatCTGGCGGGGGGAGGAGCAGCGGGTGGAGTAGCTGGCACGGGTGGTGCCATGTCAGCGGGCGGAAACGCTCAAGGGCAGGTCGTAGCCACGCTGCACGGTGGCAAAATGGCGCTGGGCGCGTTCAAAAAGGGCTCCGCAGGTGGCAAGCAGCAAGCTACGTCCTCCTCCACGTCGTCCTTGATCGGTGTGGGTGGTGCTGGTCGAGCTTCCGGCAGTGGTGGAACTGTCCTTGGTGACGGTGGAACAACGGTGGGTGGTAAAAATCGCCCCCAAACGCCTCAAACCAACGCTGCACAGTACAGCCATTATCGATCGCACCGCAACGAGTACCTTAATCCGGTGATGGGCGGCGGTGGCGTTGGCGGTGTGCCGCGCAGCCTGAACATTAGCCTGGACTTTCTGGCCCAGCTGGACGAGCGGCACGATCGGGTGGTGTACGAGGACCGTAGCAATCTGTTCATGTACATCGATCTGCACGGGCACGCCTCGAAGAAGGGCGTGTTCATGTACGGGAACCATCTGCCGAGCACGGTCGAAGCGGTCGAGTGCATGCTGCTGCCGCGGCTGATGAGCCTCAACTCGCAGCACTTCCATTTCGATGCGTGCAATTTCAGCGAGCGCAACATGTACTACAA GGGTAAGCGGGACGGTCTGTCGAAGGAAGGATCGGGACGTGTGGCCGTGTACAAGAGCACCGGTTTGATCAAGAGCTACACGCTGGAATGCAACTACAACACTGGCAAGTGCGTCAACATACTGCCACCCCGGGGCAAGGAGATTGTGGCCAAAACGACGCACACGCTTGTACCCCCGAAGTATACGCCGGCCGTATTCGAGGAG GTTGGGAAAGCCCTCGGACCATCCATTTTGGATCTCACCAACTCGAACCCACTGTCCCGATTGCCGAACTGCGAGTTTCGCACCCTTCAGGGGCTGCGCAATGCGCTGCGGATCGAAATCGAGCGCGGCTCGTCGAAGGCACGCGTCACCAATAAG TATGGTGATATTATAAGTTACGATTGGCTTTAA